One Anastrepha obliqua isolate idAnaObli1 chromosome 6, idAnaObli1_1.0, whole genome shotgun sequence DNA window includes the following coding sequences:
- the LOC129250491 gene encoding uncharacterized protein LOC129250491, producing MAKPMASDVCPSGTITAPGSTHPRKQISASERYYRTRRSAFRILERLKDTREEDLTEEQSDSKAWSEAFITKHREKAKMDSAQDKRKRSSEGTSAEAKRTKVSATQMTRSFAEVAKESYVRAVIDPRDLINRSLWKVYRDILKENPGPPPSCSDAGWFQSRVKLIRCAEQRSVDLYTLAINRIGEPWPGARLDMTRREDIPNRPRSRAWIPDFHSDPEEVMDLIKLGNPELPTSDWKVAKIGEVDGKRRLAVIILNEESLDPLANRKWKINYGFQTLTLHVYRQDVASKSTSAENITSSAEANEVVTDNDEVASNSGMVGELFERVTLEDMEGEYSDL from the coding sequence ATGGCTAAGCCAATGGCTTCCGATGTCTGCCCTTCTGGCACTATCACTGCCCCGGGTAGTACCCACCCCCGGAAGCAAATAAGTGCGTCAGAAAGGTACTATCGTACCAGGCGATCGGCCTTCAGAATCCTGGAGAGACTGAAGGACACTAGAGAAGAGGATCTGACAGAGGAACAGTCAGACTCCAAGGCTTGGTCTGAAGCCTTCATTACCAAACACCGGGAGAAGGCCAAAATGGACTCCGCACAAGACAAGCGGAAGAGATCGAGTGAAGGGACATCGGCTGAAGCCAAACGAACCAAGGTGTCCGCCACTCAAATGACTAGGTCTTTCGCGGAAGTAGCGAAAGAAAGCTATGTACGGGCAGTGATTGATcccagggacttaatcaatagGAGCCTCTGGAAGGTGTATAGGGACATCCTGAAAGAAAATCCAGGACCTCCACCCAGCTGCTCGGATGCGGGATGGTTTCAATCCCGTGTCAAATTAATAAGGTGCGCTGAACAACGTTCCGTGGACCTATACACCCTAGCGATTAATCGCATAGGGGAACCTTGGCCGGGGGCCCGCCTTGATATGACCCGCCGAGAAGACATTCCCAACCGGCCAAGATCTAGAGCCTGGATACCAGACTTCCATTCTGATCCAGAGGAAGTCATGGATCTAATAAAGCTAGGCAACCCCGAACTACCTACCAGCGACTGGAAGGTAGCAAAGATTGGCGAAGTGGACGGCAAGAGGAGACTGGCCGTGATAATCCTCAATGAGGAATCTTTAGACCCACTTGCCAACAGGAAATGGAAGATCAATTACGGCTTCCAAACGCTGACTCTCCATGTCTACAGACAGGATGTAGCTAGCAAGAGCACCTCCGCAGAAAATATAACTTCATCTGCGGAAGCGAACGAGGTTGTCACAGACAACGATGAGGTGGCTTCCAACTCCGGCATGGTAGGCGAACTCTTCGAAAGGGTTACCTTAGAGGACATGGAGGGGGAATACTCCGATCTCTGA